In Streptomyces qaidamensis, one DNA window encodes the following:
- a CDS encoding 4-coumarate--CoA ligase family protein, with product MFRSQYADVPPVDLPIHDAVLARAAEFGDIPALIDGTDGTTLSYEQVDRFHRRVAAALAEAGVGKGDVLALHSPNTIAFPTAFYAATRAGATVTTVHPLATAEEFAKQLRDSAARWVVTVSPLLDVARRAAELAGGVREIFVCDSASGHRSLIDMLASAAPEPQVPIDPAEDIAALPYSSGTTGTPKGVMLTHRQIATNLAQLHPAIPAGPGDRVLAVLPFFHIYGLTALMNAPLRQGATVVVLPRFDLEQFLAAVQNHRITALYVAPPIVLALAKHPAVAQYDLSSLRYVISAAAPLDARLAAACSQRLGLPPVGQAYGMTELSPGTHVVPLDAMNDAPPGTVGKLIAGTEMRIVSLDDPGKDLPAGESGEILIRGPQIMKGYLGRPDATTAMIDPDGWLHTGDVGHVDREGWLFVVDRVKELIKYKGFQVAPAELEALLLTHPGIADAAVIGRYDDDGNEAPHAYVVRQPSAAGLTEAEIMMYVAERVAPYKRIRHVTFVVGVPRAASGKILRRQLRESA from the coding sequence ATGTTCCGCAGCCAGTACGCAGACGTCCCGCCCGTCGACCTGCCCATCCACGACGCGGTCCTGGCCCGGGCCGCCGAATTCGGCGACATCCCGGCGCTGATCGACGGCACGGACGGCACCACCCTCTCCTACGAGCAGGTGGACCGCTTCCACCGGCGCGTCGCCGCCGCCCTCGCCGAAGCCGGTGTCGGCAAGGGCGACGTCCTCGCCCTGCACAGCCCCAACACGATCGCTTTCCCGACCGCCTTCTACGCGGCCACGCGCGCGGGTGCCACCGTCACGACCGTGCACCCGCTCGCCACCGCCGAGGAGTTCGCCAAACAGCTGCGGGACTCGGCGGCCCGGTGGGTCGTCACCGTGTCACCGCTGCTGGACGTCGCCCGCCGGGCCGCCGAGCTCGCGGGCGGTGTACGCGAGATCTTCGTGTGCGACAGCGCGAGCGGCCACCGCTCCCTGATCGACATGCTCGCCTCGGCGGCCCCCGAACCGCAGGTCCCCATCGACCCCGCCGAGGACATCGCGGCCCTGCCGTACTCCTCCGGGACCACCGGCACCCCCAAGGGCGTGATGCTCACACACCGGCAGATCGCCACCAACCTCGCACAGCTCCACCCGGCGATCCCCGCCGGCCCGGGCGACCGCGTCCTGGCGGTGCTGCCCTTCTTCCACATCTACGGCCTCACCGCCCTGATGAACGCGCCCCTGCGACAGGGCGCCACCGTCGTCGTCCTGCCCCGCTTCGACCTGGAGCAGTTCCTCGCGGCCGTCCAGAACCACCGCATCACCGCCCTCTATGTGGCCCCGCCGATCGTCCTGGCCCTCGCCAAGCACCCGGCCGTCGCCCAGTACGACCTGTCGTCCCTGCGGTACGTCATCAGCGCCGCCGCACCCCTGGACGCCCGCCTCGCCGCCGCCTGCTCCCAGCGCCTCGGCCTGCCGCCCGTCGGCCAGGCCTACGGCATGACGGAACTGTCGCCCGGCACGCATGTCGTCCCCCTGGACGCCATGAACGACGCCCCGCCCGGAACCGTCGGCAAACTCATCGCCGGCACCGAGATGCGCATCGTCTCCCTCGACGACCCCGGCAAGGACCTCCCCGCCGGCGAATCCGGCGAGATCCTCATCCGCGGACCCCAGATCATGAAGGGCTACCTCGGCCGCCCCGACGCCACCACCGCCATGATCGACCCCGACGGCTGGCTGCACACCGGCGACGTGGGCCACGTGGACCGGGAGGGTTGGCTGTTCGTCGTCGACCGCGTCAAGGAACTCATCAAGTACAAGGGCTTCCAGGTGGCCCCCGCCGAACTGGAGGCCCTGCTCCTCACCCACCCGGGCATCGCCGACGCCGCCGTCATCGGACGGTACGACGACGACGGCAACGAGGCCCCGCACGCCTACGTGGTGCGCCAGCCGTCCGCCGCCGGCCTCACCGAGGCCGAGATCATGATGTACGTCGCCGAACGCGTCGCCCCCTACAAGCGGATACGCCACGTCACCTTCGTCGTCGGCGTCCCCCGCGCGGCCTCCGGCAAGATCCTCCGCCGACAGCTCCGGGAGAGCGCATGA
- a CDS encoding acyl-CoA dehydrogenase family protein encodes MDPEDHKALREAVAALGKRHGPGGDPTQLWSDAGKLGYLGVNLPEEHGGGGGGISELSIVLEELGAAGCPLLMLVVSPAICGTVIARFGTDAQKQQWLPGLADGTRLMAFGITEPDAGSNSHRITTTARKDGTDWLLTGRKVFISGVDIADATLIVGRTEDARTGRLKPCLFIVPRDTPGFTRRPIDMELNAAEKQFELVLDDVRLPADALVGDEDAGLLQLFAGLNPERVMTAAFAIGMGRHALAKAIEYARDRTVWNSPIGAHQAIAHPLAQAHIELELARLMMQKAAHLYDTGDDIGAGEAANMAKYAAGEACVKAVDQAVHTLGGNGLTREYGLARLITAARVARIAPVSREMILNYVSHQTLGLPKSY; translated from the coding sequence ATGGACCCCGAAGACCACAAGGCGCTCCGAGAAGCCGTCGCCGCCCTCGGCAAACGCCACGGCCCCGGCGGCGACCCCACCCAACTCTGGTCGGACGCAGGCAAACTCGGCTACCTCGGAGTCAACCTCCCCGAGGAGCACGGAGGCGGCGGTGGAGGAATCTCCGAACTCTCCATCGTCCTCGAAGAACTCGGCGCGGCCGGCTGTCCCCTGCTCATGCTGGTCGTCTCACCGGCCATCTGCGGCACGGTCATCGCCCGCTTCGGCACAGACGCCCAAAAGCAACAGTGGCTCCCCGGCCTGGCCGACGGCACCCGCCTCATGGCCTTCGGCATCACCGAACCCGACGCCGGCTCCAACAGCCACCGCATCACCACCACGGCACGGAAAGACGGCACCGACTGGCTCCTCACCGGCCGCAAGGTCTTCATCTCCGGCGTGGACATCGCCGACGCCACCCTCATCGTCGGCCGCACCGAAGACGCCCGCACCGGCCGCCTCAAGCCCTGCCTCTTCATCGTCCCGCGCGACACCCCCGGCTTCACCCGCCGCCCCATCGACATGGAACTCAACGCCGCGGAGAAGCAGTTCGAACTGGTCCTGGACGACGTGCGGCTGCCCGCCGACGCCCTGGTCGGCGACGAGGACGCGGGCCTGCTCCAGCTCTTCGCCGGCCTCAACCCCGAACGCGTCATGACGGCCGCCTTCGCGATCGGCATGGGCCGCCACGCGCTCGCCAAGGCCATCGAGTACGCCCGCGACCGCACCGTCTGGAACTCCCCCATCGGCGCCCACCAGGCCATCGCCCACCCTCTGGCCCAGGCACACATCGAACTCGAACTCGCCCGCCTGATGATGCAGAAGGCCGCCCACCTCTACGACACGGGCGACGACATCGGCGCCGGAGAGGCAGCCAACATGGCCAAGTACGCCGCCGGGGAGGCCTGCGTGAAGGCCGTCGACCAGGCCGTGCACACCCTCGGCGGCAACGGCCTCACCCGTGAGTACGGCCTGGCCCGGCTGATAACGGCCGCGCGCGTGGCTCGTATCGCGCCGGTGAGCCGGGAGATGATTCTCAACTACGTCTCCCACCAGACCCTGGGCCTGCCCAAGTCGTACTGA
- a CDS encoding acetyl/propionyl/methylcrotonyl-CoA carboxylase subunit alpha has translation MITSVLVANRGEIACRVFRTCHDLGIRTVAVHSDADADALHARVADASVRLLGETPADTYLRGDLIVKAAVAAGADAVHPGYGFLSENAGFARAVQDAGLVWIGPPPEAIEAMASKTRAKQLMGIRPLTEVTEADLPVLVKAAAGGGGRGMRVVRHLADLDAELAAARAEAASAFGDGEVFVEPYVENGRHVEVQILADTHGTVRPLGTRDCSLQRRHQKVIEEAPAPGLSAALDEEVRALAVRAARAVDYVGAGTVEFLVADDHAHFLEMNTRLQVEHPVTEAVFGIDLVAEQIRIAEGHPLETDPPPARGHAVEARLYAEDPARDWSPQTGTLHRLSVPRAVRLDTGYTDGDDIGVHYDPMLAKVVAHAPTRAQALRRLASALERAEIHGPATNRDLLVRSLRHPEFTAARMDTGFYDRHLPDLTEPRPDPHAPLAAALADARARSRPGFGGWRNVPSQPQIKRYAMAGQEYEARYRHGREGLEAEGVRVVHADAGLVVLEADGVERKYEVARYGDQVYVNTTALTALPRFPDPTTQHAPGSLLAPMPGTVVRVAEGLTAGTPVKAGEPLLWLEAMKMQHKVTAPVTGTLSELRAVPGQQVEPGALLAVVTETS, from the coding sequence GTGATCACTTCCGTGCTCGTCGCCAACCGGGGCGAGATCGCCTGCCGCGTCTTCCGCACCTGCCACGACCTGGGCATCCGTACCGTCGCCGTCCACTCGGACGCCGACGCCGACGCCCTCCACGCGCGCGTGGCCGACGCGAGCGTACGACTCCTGGGGGAGACGCCCGCCGACACCTACCTGCGCGGCGACCTGATCGTGAAGGCCGCCGTCGCCGCCGGAGCGGACGCCGTGCACCCCGGCTACGGCTTCCTCTCCGAGAACGCCGGCTTCGCCCGGGCCGTCCAGGACGCGGGCCTGGTCTGGATCGGCCCGCCCCCCGAGGCCATCGAGGCGATGGCGTCCAAGACACGCGCCAAGCAGCTCATGGGCATCCGGCCCCTCACCGAGGTCACCGAGGCCGACCTGCCCGTGCTGGTCAAGGCGGCGGCGGGCGGCGGCGGCCGCGGCATGCGCGTCGTACGGCACCTGGCGGACCTGGACGCCGAACTGGCCGCCGCCCGTGCCGAAGCGGCGAGTGCCTTCGGCGACGGCGAGGTCTTCGTCGAGCCGTACGTGGAGAACGGCCGCCACGTCGAGGTGCAGATCCTCGCCGACACCCACGGCACGGTCCGGCCGCTCGGCACCCGCGACTGCTCCCTCCAGCGCCGCCACCAGAAGGTGATCGAGGAGGCCCCGGCACCCGGCCTGTCCGCCGCGCTCGACGAGGAGGTCCGCGCCCTCGCCGTACGGGCCGCCCGGGCCGTCGACTACGTGGGCGCCGGAACGGTCGAGTTCCTCGTCGCCGACGACCATGCGCACTTCCTGGAGATGAACACCCGCCTCCAGGTCGAACACCCCGTCACGGAGGCCGTCTTCGGCATCGACCTGGTGGCGGAGCAGATCCGGATCGCCGAGGGCCACCCCCTCGAAACCGATCCGCCACCCGCGCGCGGCCACGCCGTGGAGGCCCGCCTGTACGCCGAGGACCCCGCCCGCGACTGGTCGCCGCAGACCGGCACCCTGCACCGCCTGTCCGTCCCCCGGGCCGTCCGCCTGGACACCGGGTACACGGACGGCGACGACATCGGCGTCCACTACGACCCCATGCTCGCCAAGGTCGTGGCCCACGCCCCGACCCGCGCGCAGGCCCTCCGCCGACTCGCCTCCGCCCTGGAACGCGCCGAGATCCACGGCCCCGCCACCAACCGCGATCTCCTGGTCCGCTCCCTGCGCCACCCCGAGTTCACCGCGGCCCGCATGGACACCGGCTTCTACGACCGCCACCTGCCGGACCTGACCGAACCGCGCCCCGACCCGCACGCCCCCCTGGCCGCCGCCCTCGCCGACGCCCGGGCCCGCTCCCGTCCCGGCTTCGGCGGCTGGCGCAACGTCCCCTCACAACCGCAGATCAAGCGGTACGCGATGGCGGGACAGGAGTACGAGGCCCGATACCGGCACGGCAGGGAGGGGCTGGAGGCGGAGGGGGTGCGGGTGGTGCACGCCGACGCGGGGCTGGTCGTACTCGAAGCGGACGGGGTGGAGCGGAAGTACGAGGTCGCCCGCTACGGAGACCAGGTCTACGTCAACACCACGGCCCTGACCGCCCTGCCCCGCTTCCCCGACCCCACCACCCAGCACGCCCCGGGCTCCCTCCTGGCCCCCATGCCGGGCACGGTCGTCCGCGTCGCCGAGGGCCTCACGGCAGGAACACCGGTGAAGGCGGGCGAGCCCCTCCTCTGGCTGGAGGCGATGAAGATGCAGCACAAGGTCACGGCCCCGGTGACGGGAACGCTGAGTGAGCTGCGCGCAGTGCCGGGCCAACAGGTGGAGCCGGGCGCACTACTGGCAGTGGTGACAGAGACCTCTTAG
- a CDS encoding acyl-CoA carboxylase subunit beta, whose amino-acid sequence MTVLTSALDPNDPEYRANREAMLERLAGLDAEHAKALAGGGEKYVARHRGRGKLLARERIELLLDPDTPFLELSPLAAWGSEYTVGASLVTGIGVVEGVECLITANDPTVRGGASNPWSLRKALRANDIALANRLPCISLVESGGADLPSQKEIFIPGGAIFRDLTRLSAAGIPTVAVVFGNSTAGGAYIPGMSDHVIMVKERAKVFLGGPPLVKMATGEESDDESLGGAEMHARVSGLADHFAVDEQDALRQARRVVARLNHRKAYEDPGSAQPPKYDAAELLGIVPGDLRSPFDPREVIARIVDASDFDEFKPLYGTSLTTGWATLHGYPVGVLANARGVLFSEESQKAAQFIQLANQRDIPLLFLHNTTGYMVGREYEQGGIIKHGAMMINAVGNSKVPHLSVLLGASYGAGHYGMCGRAYDPRFLFAWPSAKSAVMGPQQLAGVLSIVARQSAAAKGQPYDEEADAALRAMVEQQIESESLPMFLSGRLYDDGVIDPRDTRTVLGLCLSAIHTAPYEGARGGFGVFRM is encoded by the coding sequence GTGACCGTCCTGACCTCCGCCCTGGACCCGAACGACCCGGAGTACCGGGCCAACCGCGAGGCCATGCTCGAAAGGCTCGCCGGACTCGACGCCGAGCACGCCAAGGCCCTCGCGGGCGGCGGCGAGAAGTACGTCGCACGGCACCGGGGGCGTGGCAAGCTCCTCGCCCGCGAGCGCATCGAGCTGCTCCTCGACCCGGACACGCCGTTCCTGGAGCTGTCCCCGCTGGCCGCCTGGGGCAGCGAGTACACCGTCGGCGCGTCCCTCGTCACCGGCATCGGTGTCGTCGAGGGCGTGGAGTGCCTGATCACCGCCAACGACCCGACCGTGCGCGGCGGAGCGAGCAACCCCTGGTCGCTGCGGAAGGCCCTGCGCGCCAACGACATCGCCCTCGCCAACCGGCTGCCCTGCATCAGCCTGGTGGAGTCGGGCGGGGCGGACCTCCCCTCCCAGAAGGAGATCTTCATCCCCGGGGGCGCCATCTTCCGCGACCTCACCCGGCTGTCCGCCGCCGGCATCCCGACCGTCGCGGTCGTCTTCGGCAACTCCACCGCGGGCGGCGCCTACATCCCCGGCATGTCCGACCACGTGATCATGGTCAAGGAGCGGGCGAAGGTGTTCCTCGGCGGCCCGCCGCTGGTGAAGATGGCGACCGGGGAGGAGAGCGACGACGAGTCCCTGGGCGGCGCCGAGATGCACGCCCGCGTCTCGGGCCTCGCCGACCACTTCGCCGTCGACGAGCAGGACGCGCTCCGGCAGGCCCGGCGCGTGGTCGCCCGCCTCAACCACCGCAAGGCGTACGAGGATCCGGGGTCCGCCCAGCCGCCCAAGTACGACGCGGCGGAGCTGCTGGGCATCGTCCCCGGCGACCTCAGGAGCCCCTTCGACCCGCGCGAGGTCATCGCCCGCATCGTCGACGCCTCCGACTTCGACGAGTTCAAGCCGCTGTACGGCACGAGCCTGACCACCGGCTGGGCCACGCTCCACGGCTATCCCGTGGGTGTCCTGGCGAACGCCCGGGGCGTGCTGTTCAGCGAGGAGTCACAGAAGGCCGCGCAGTTCATCCAGCTCGCCAACCAGCGCGACATCCCGCTGCTGTTCCTGCACAACACCACCGGCTACATGGTCGGCAGGGAGTACGAACAGGGCGGCATCATCAAACACGGCGCGATGATGATCAACGCCGTCGGCAACTCGAAGGTCCCGCACCTGTCGGTGCTGCTGGGCGCCTCCTACGGGGCCGGGCACTACGGCATGTGCGGCCGCGCCTACGACCCCCGCTTCCTCTTCGCCTGGCCCAGCGCCAAGTCGGCCGTCATGGGCCCGCAGCAGCTCGCGGGGGTGCTGTCGATCGTCGCCCGCCAGTCCGCCGCCGCCAAGGGGCAGCCCTACGACGAGGAGGCGGACGCCGCGCTGCGCGCCATGGTCGAGCAGCAGATCGAGTCCGAGTCGCTGCCGATGTTCCTGTCCGGGCGGCTCTACGACGACGGCGTCATCGACCCGCGCGACACCCGTACCGTCCTCGGCCTGTGCCTGTCCGCGATCCATACCGCCCCCTACGAGGGCGCGCGCGGCGGCTTCGGCGTCTTCCGGATGTGA
- a CDS encoding acyclic terpene utilization AtuA family protein, translated as MTILRIGNASGFYGDRFDAMREMLTGGELDVLTGDYLAELTMLILGRDRLKDPAAGYARTFLRQLEDCLGLAHERGVRIVTNAGGLNPAGLADAVRQLAGRLGIPVRVAHVTGDDLGAAHPGSLAAHAYLGGFGITECLRAGADVVVTGRVTDAALVTGPAAAHFGWSATDHDRLAGAVVAGHVLECGAQATGGNYAFFRDGDVRRPGFPLAELHEDGGCVITKHPGTGGFVDTGTVTAQLLYETAGARYAGPDVTARLDTVRLSQDGPDRVRIEGVRGEAPPPTLKVGLNRLGGFRNEVVFVLTGLDIEAKAALVRDQMEPALGKAADVRWELARTDRADAPSEETASALLRLVVRDPDPEAVGRTLSGAAVELALAGYPGFHVLAPPGKGSPYGVFEDVYVPHGGVDHVAVLHDGRRVPVPPAHDTAVLDEVPEPPLPEPLPPGPVTRAPLGLVAGARSGDKGGDANVGVWARTDDAWRWLAHELTVDRFRELIPESRELTVVRHVLPNLRALNFVVEGILGAGVAAQHRFDPQAKALGEWLRSRHLDLPEALL; from the coding sequence GTGACGATCCTCCGTATCGGCAACGCCTCCGGCTTCTACGGCGACCGCTTCGACGCGATGCGCGAGATGCTCACCGGCGGCGAACTCGACGTCCTCACCGGTGACTACCTCGCCGAGCTGACCATGCTCATCCTCGGCCGCGACCGCCTCAAGGACCCGGCCGCCGGATATGCCCGCACGTTCCTGCGGCAGCTGGAGGACTGCCTCGGTCTCGCGCACGAGCGGGGCGTGCGGATCGTCACCAACGCGGGCGGTCTCAACCCGGCCGGACTCGCCGACGCCGTACGGCAGTTGGCCGGCCGGCTGGGCATCCCTGTGCGCGTCGCCCATGTGACGGGCGACGACCTCGGCGCCGCCCACCCGGGCTCCCTCGCCGCCCACGCCTACCTCGGCGGCTTCGGCATCACGGAGTGTCTGCGGGCGGGCGCCGACGTCGTCGTCACCGGGCGCGTGACGGACGCGGCCCTCGTCACCGGGCCGGCCGCCGCCCACTTCGGGTGGAGCGCAACGGACCATGACCGGCTCGCGGGCGCCGTCGTCGCCGGGCACGTCCTGGAGTGCGGGGCACAGGCCACCGGCGGCAACTACGCCTTCTTCCGGGACGGCGACGTCCGCCGCCCCGGCTTCCCCCTCGCCGAGCTGCACGAGGACGGCGGCTGCGTCATCACCAAGCACCCCGGCACCGGCGGCTTCGTCGACACCGGCACGGTCACCGCGCAGCTGCTGTACGAGACGGCCGGTGCCCGGTACGCGGGACCCGACGTCACCGCCCGGCTGGACACCGTACGGCTGAGCCAGGACGGGCCCGACCGGGTGCGGATCGAGGGCGTGCGCGGAGAGGCGCCGCCGCCCACCCTCAAGGTCGGGCTCAACCGGCTCGGCGGCTTCCGCAACGAGGTCGTCTTCGTGCTCACCGGCCTCGACATCGAGGCCAAGGCCGCCTTGGTGCGGGACCAGATGGAACCCGCCCTCGGAAAGGCCGCCGACGTGCGCTGGGAGCTCGCCCGCACCGACCGCGCCGACGCCCCGAGCGAGGAGACCGCGAGCGCGCTGCTGCGGCTCGTCGTCCGGGACCCCGACCCGGAGGCCGTCGGGCGGACGCTGAGCGGGGCGGCCGTGGAGCTGGCACTCGCCGGCTACCCCGGCTTCCATGTGCTGGCACCACCGGGGAAGGGCTCGCCCTATGGGGTCTTCGAGGATGTGTACGTCCCCCATGGTGGCGTCGACCATGTGGCCGTTCTCCATGACGGGCGCCGGGTCCCCGTGCCACCGGCCCACGACACGGCCGTACTCGACGAGGTGCCGGAGCCGCCGCTCCCCGAGCCGCTCCCGCCCGGGCCGGTCACCAGGGCTCCCCTCGGCCTCGTCGCGGGCGCCCGCAGCGGGGACAAGGGCGGCGACGCCAACGTCGGGGTGTGGGCCCGCACGGACGACGCCTGGCGGTGGCTCGCGCACGAACTGACCGTCGACCGGTTCCGTGAGCTGATCCCCGAGAGCCGCGAACTGACCGTCGTACGGCACGTGCTGCCGAACCTGCGCGCCCTCAACTTCGTCGTCGAGGGGATCCTCGGCGCCGGCGTCGCCGCGCAGCACCGCTTCGACCCGCAGGCCAAAGCCCTCGGCGAATGGCTGCGCTCCCGCCACCTGGACCTGCCGGAGGCACTCCTGTGA
- a CDS encoding TIGR03084 family metal-binding protein, translating into MSDPTSVIDDLREESEELDRLVAESSPLRWSLATPAPGWTVAHQIAHLAWTDGSALLAVTDADGFHALVEKALAASGSFVDEGAEEGAGAPPGALLARWRAGRTALMDALRAAPPGARFPWYGPPMSAASMATARLMETWAHGQDVADALGVVREPTDRLRHVAWLGVRTRDFAYGVHGLTPPADPFRVELRAPSGDLWTYGPKDAPQRVTGSALDFCLLVTQRAHRTGLALRADGPDADRWLGIAQAFAGPPGRGRPPKKAGS; encoded by the coding sequence GTGTCCGATCCGACCTCCGTGATCGACGATCTGCGCGAGGAGAGCGAGGAACTCGACCGTCTCGTGGCCGAGTCGTCCCCGCTGCGCTGGTCGCTCGCAACCCCCGCGCCCGGCTGGACCGTGGCTCACCAGATCGCCCACCTCGCCTGGACGGACGGCTCGGCCCTGCTCGCCGTCACGGACGCCGACGGCTTCCACGCACTGGTCGAGAAGGCCCTCGCCGCGTCCGGCTCCTTCGTCGACGAGGGTGCCGAAGAGGGCGCGGGAGCCCCGCCCGGCGCGCTGCTCGCCCGGTGGCGCGCAGGCCGTACGGCACTGATGGACGCCCTGCGGGCCGCCCCGCCCGGGGCGCGTTTCCCCTGGTACGGCCCGCCCATGTCGGCCGCCTCCATGGCAACGGCCCGTCTCATGGAGACCTGGGCCCACGGACAGGACGTGGCCGACGCCCTGGGTGTGGTGCGCGAACCCACCGACCGGCTGCGGCATGTGGCCTGGCTCGGGGTGCGGACCCGGGACTTCGCCTACGGCGTGCACGGCCTGACCCCGCCCGCCGACCCCTTCCGCGTCGAACTGCGCGCCCCCTCCGGCGACCTGTGGACGTACGGCCCCAAGGACGCCCCGCAGCGCGTCACCGGATCCGCCCTCGACTTCTGCCTCCTGGTCACCCAGCGCGCCCACCGCACCGGCCTCGCCCTGCGCGCCGACGGCCCCGACGCCGACCGCTGGCTCGGCATCGCCCAGGCCTTCGCGGGACCGCCCGGCCGCGGACGCCCGCCGAAGAAGGCCGGCTCGTGA
- a CDS encoding DinB family protein — translation MTTPDPKADLLRYLQDARDALLWKLDGLSEYDIRRPLTPTGTNLLGLVKHTAGVELGYFGDTFGRPFFGENPPSWWYTQDAEPEADMWATPDESREDIAGLYRRAWEHADATIAALPLEATGHVPWWPEERRETTLHHIMVRVIADTCRHAGHADIVRELIDGAVGLTPGKDSMGPGDRAGREAHRRRLEEAARQAGVTG, via the coding sequence ATGACCACACCGGACCCGAAGGCCGACCTCCTGCGCTACCTCCAGGACGCGCGTGACGCCCTGCTGTGGAAGCTCGACGGACTCTCCGAGTACGACATCCGCCGCCCCCTGACACCGACCGGCACCAACCTGCTCGGGCTGGTCAAACACACCGCCGGAGTGGAGCTGGGGTACTTCGGCGACACCTTCGGCCGGCCCTTCTTCGGCGAGAACCCACCGTCCTGGTGGTACACGCAGGACGCCGAACCCGAGGCCGACATGTGGGCCACCCCCGACGAGTCACGTGAGGACATCGCCGGGCTGTACCGCCGGGCATGGGAGCACGCGGACGCCACGATCGCGGCGCTGCCGCTGGAGGCGACCGGTCACGTCCCCTGGTGGCCCGAGGAGCGGCGCGAGACCACGCTGCACCACATCATGGTGCGCGTGATCGCCGACACCTGCCGTCACGCCGGTCACGCCGACATCGTGCGCGAACTCATCGACGGCGCGGTCGGCCTGACGCCGGGCAAGGACAGCATGGGGCCGGGCGACCGGGCCGGGCGGGAGGCCCACCGGCGCAGGCTGGAGGAGGCGGCGAGGCAAGCGGGCGTGACGGGCTGA
- a CDS encoding EamA family transporter, whose translation MTTPETATSPSSATADATSPATGPGRLGSLGPVGLVLAGGISVQFGGALAVTLMPRAGALGVVALRLLVAAVVLLLVCRPRLRGHSRTDWGTVVVFGITMAAMNGLFYQAVARIPLGPAVTLEVLGPLALSVFASRRAINVVWAALALGGVFLLGGGGFSGLDPTGAAFALGAGVMWAAYIVFSARTGRRFPQADGLALAMAVGAVLFLPLGIAESGTKLLDPVTLGLGAAVALLSSVLPYTLELLALRRLPASTFAILMSLEPAIAATAGFLILDQALSAAEAAAIALVVAASMGAVRTQVGGGRKKRAALESTGLEG comes from the coding sequence GTGACCACGCCGGAGACCGCCACCTCGCCCTCGTCCGCGACCGCCGACGCCACCTCCCCGGCCACCGGCCCGGGCCGGCTCGGCTCCCTCGGACCCGTGGGCCTGGTGCTCGCGGGCGGGATCTCCGTGCAGTTCGGCGGCGCCCTGGCGGTCACGCTCATGCCCAGGGCGGGCGCCCTCGGCGTCGTCGCGCTGCGCCTGCTGGTCGCGGCCGTCGTACTGCTCCTGGTCTGCCGCCCGCGGCTGCGCGGCCACTCGCGCACCGACTGGGGCACCGTCGTCGTCTTCGGCATCACCATGGCCGCCATGAACGGCCTCTTCTACCAGGCCGTCGCCCGCATCCCGCTGGGTCCCGCGGTCACGCTGGAGGTCCTCGGCCCGCTCGCCCTCTCGGTCTTCGCCTCCCGCCGCGCGATCAACGTCGTCTGGGCGGCGCTGGCCCTCGGCGGTGTCTTCCTCCTCGGCGGGGGAGGCTTCAGCGGCCTCGACCCCACAGGAGCGGCCTTCGCCCTGGGGGCCGGCGTCATGTGGGCGGCCTATATCGTCTTCAGCGCCCGTACGGGCCGCCGCTTCCCGCAGGCGGACGGGCTGGCGCTGGCCATGGCGGTGGGGGCGGTGCTGTTCCTGCCCCTGGGTATCGCCGAGTCGGGGACGAAGCTGCTCGACCCGGTGACGCTGGGCCTGGGCGCGGCGGTGGCCCTGCTCTCCTCGGTGCTGCCCTACACGCTCGAACTCCTCGCCCTGCGCCGCCTGCCCGCCTCCACCTTCGCGATCCTGATGAGCCTGGAACCGGCCATCGCCGCGACGGCCGGCTTCCTCATCCTCGACCAGGCCCTCAGCGCCGCCGAGGCCGCCGCGATCGCCCTGGTCGTCGCGGCGAGCATGGGCGCGGTGCGCACCCAGGTGGGCGGCGGGCGCAAGAAGCGCGCGGCGCTGGAGAGCACCGGCCTGGAGGGCTGA